Proteins found in one Streptococcus criceti HS-6 genomic segment:
- the ccpA gene encoding catabolite control protein A codes for MNTDDTITIYDVAREAGVSMATVSRVVNGNKNVKENTRKKVLEVIDRLDYRPNAVARGLASKKTTTVGVVIPNIANSYFSILAKGIDDIASMYKYNIVLASSDEDDDNEVNVINTLFAKQVDGIIFMGHHLTDKVRLEFSRSRTPVVLAGTVDLDHQFPSVNIDEEQAANDAVSDLAKRHKEIAFVSGPLIDDINGKVRLAGYKTGLKNAGLKFQESLVFEANYSYEEGLALAKRVLNSGASAAYVGEDELAAGLLNGLFEAGQTVPDDFEIITGNDSPIVKYTRPNLSSINQPIYDLGAVSMRMLTKIMNKEELDEHDIVLNHSISKRASSK; via the coding sequence ATGAATACTGATGATACCATTACCATTTACGACGTAGCGCGTGAAGCCGGCGTTTCCATGGCGACTGTCAGTCGGGTCGTCAATGGGAACAAAAATGTCAAAGAAAATACTCGTAAAAAAGTTCTTGAAGTGATTGACCGTCTGGATTACCGTCCTAATGCGGTTGCTCGTGGCCTCGCCAGCAAAAAGACCACCACAGTCGGGGTTGTTATTCCCAATATTGCCAATAGTTATTTTTCTATTTTGGCTAAGGGTATTGATGATATCGCCTCTATGTATAAATACAATATCGTCCTTGCTTCCAGTGATGAAGATGATGATAATGAGGTCAATGTCATTAACACCCTCTTTGCTAAACAGGTAGACGGGATTATTTTTATGGGGCATCATTTGACTGATAAGGTTCGTCTGGAATTTTCCCGCTCTCGCACGCCAGTTGTTTTGGCTGGTACTGTTGACCTCGATCACCAGTTCCCAAGTGTTAATATTGATGAAGAACAAGCGGCTAATGATGCTGTTTCAGATTTGGCAAAACGCCACAAAGAGATTGCCTTTGTCTCTGGTCCTCTAATTGACGATATTAATGGTAAAGTTCGTTTAGCGGGTTATAAGACTGGACTTAAAAATGCTGGCCTTAAGTTTCAGGAAAGCCTAGTTTTTGAAGCTAACTACTCTTATGAGGAAGGCCTCGCTTTGGCGAAACGAGTGCTCAATTCAGGAGCTTCAGCGGCCTATGTTGGAGAAGATGAACTGGCTGCTGGCCTACTGAACGGCCTCTTTGAGGCTGGTCAAACGGTGCCTGATGATTTCGAAATCATTACGGGCAATGATTCCCCAATTGTCAAGTATACTCGGCCCAACCTGTCCTCAATTAATCAACCGATTTATGATTTAGGCGCTGTCAGTATGCGGATGCTGACCAAGATCATGAATAAGGAAGAATTAGACGAGCACGACATCGTCCTCAATCACAGCATCAGCAAACGTGCATCAAGTAAATAA
- a CDS encoding glycosyltransferase, translating to MKVLLYLEGEHLIGKSGIGRAIKHQQKALEMAGIPYTTDSKEDDYDIVHINTYGPKSLALLNSAKKQGKKVIVHGHSTMEDFRNSFIGSNIVAPVFKTYLKKIYQAADYIVTPSEYSKSLIQNYGVTTPISAISNGIDLPKYQPSPVKEKAFRDYFEIKEGQKVVISAGLYFKRKGIFDFVKVAQEMPEVRFIWFGKINELVIPADIRKVVEKAHPANVLFPGYFKGDIFEGAMSGADAFFFPSYEETEGIVVLEALASHQAVVLRDIPVYKGWIDETSAELCHNNDEFVTSLYRTINKEVDKRDAGYQVATTRSLENVSKQLAAVYQKVMEL from the coding sequence ATGAAAGTATTACTCTATTTGGAAGGTGAACATCTTATCGGAAAATCAGGGATCGGTCGGGCCATCAAGCACCAACAGAAGGCTTTAGAAATGGCAGGTATTCCTTATACGACCGATTCTAAAGAGGATGATTATGATATTGTCCACATTAATACCTATGGTCCCAAGAGCTTAGCTCTTCTCAATTCTGCTAAAAAGCAGGGAAAAAAGGTTATTGTCCATGGGCATTCTACCATGGAGGATTTTCGTAATTCTTTTATCGGATCAAATATAGTTGCGCCAGTTTTTAAGACCTATCTCAAGAAGATTTATCAGGCAGCTGATTATATCGTTACCCCTTCTGAATATTCCAAGTCATTAATCCAAAATTATGGGGTTACTACCCCCATTTCGGCCATTTCTAACGGAATTGATTTGCCCAAGTATCAGCCCAGTCCTGTCAAAGAGAAAGCTTTTCGCGATTACTTTGAAATTAAAGAGGGACAAAAAGTAGTGATTTCAGCAGGTCTCTATTTTAAACGCAAAGGTATCTTTGATTTTGTTAAGGTGGCACAAGAAATGCCAGAGGTTCGTTTCATCTGGTTCGGTAAAATTAATGAACTGGTGATTCCAGCTGATATTCGCAAGGTGGTTGAAAAGGCTCATCCCGCTAACGTTCTCTTTCCCGGCTACTTTAAAGGAGATATTTTTGAAGGGGCTATGAGCGGAGCGGATGCTTTCTTCTTTCCATCCTATGAGGAGACAGAAGGAATTGTGGTTTTAGAGGCATTAGCCAGCCATCAGGCCGTTGTTCTACGAGATATCCCTGTCTATAAAGGCTGGATTGATGAGACTTCTGCTGAGCTCTGTCACAATAACGATGAATTTGTAACCAGTCTTTATCGCACAATTAATAAAGAAGTTGACAAGCGAGATGCTGGCTATCAAGTGGCCACAACACGCTCGCTTGAAAATGTTTCTAAGCAGCTAGCAGCCGTCTACCAGAAGGTTATGGAGTTGTAA
- a CDS encoding ROK family protein, whose translation MSILAIDLGGTQIKSGLVSDDYVVEETFPPLMSPDNLSDCLSLLNVLIQPHISDISGIAISAPGTIDTGQSVIYHGGSLPFLHEFNVKDYFASTYDLTACAINDGKAAVLAELAKGNLEGVKNGAALVLGTGLGGGLIINGQLYQGTHFQAGELTFLLPPKLGKNEILDMRGVQVSAVGLIARLAEILNLDDKKDGPAVFQALSQRDSRIYPLFEDYCRYVALTILNLQTALDLERFVIGGGISAQPLLLEEINRQFDRLKAEVMPVRAVIKRPDIVACCHSNNANLIGAAYLLKTKMG comes from the coding sequence ATGAGCATTTTAGCTATTGATTTAGGAGGAACGCAAATCAAGTCAGGCCTAGTATCTGACGATTATGTGGTAGAAGAGACATTTCCTCCACTGATGTCACCTGACAATTTATCAGACTGTCTGTCCTTATTGAATGTTCTGATTCAGCCCCACATTTCAGATATTTCGGGAATTGCCATCAGTGCACCGGGAACGATTGATACCGGTCAATCAGTCATTTACCATGGCGGTAGCCTTCCTTTTCTTCATGAATTTAATGTCAAGGACTACTTTGCCAGCACCTATGATTTGACTGCTTGCGCTATCAATGATGGTAAGGCAGCCGTCTTAGCTGAGTTGGCCAAGGGCAACTTAGAAGGCGTTAAAAATGGTGCTGCTTTGGTCTTAGGGACGGGTCTAGGGGGTGGCTTGATTATTAATGGCCAGCTCTACCAAGGCACGCACTTCCAAGCAGGTGAGCTAACCTTCCTGCTTCCCCCAAAGCTGGGGAAAAATGAGATCTTGGATATGCGTGGGGTTCAAGTCTCTGCTGTTGGTCTGATTGCTCGTCTGGCTGAAATTTTAAATCTAGACGATAAGAAAGATGGCCCAGCGGTTTTTCAGGCCTTGTCTCAGAGGGATAGTCGTATCTATCCACTTTTTGAAGATTATTGCCGTTATGTGGCTCTTACCATTCTAAATTTGCAGACAGCATTGGATCTTGAGCGCTTTGTCATTGGTGGCGGTATCAGTGCTCAGCCCCTCCTTTTAGAGGAAATCAATCGACAGTTTGACCGACTCAAGGCGGAAGTAATGCCTGTCAGGGCCGTCATCAAGCGTCCGGATATCGTCGCCTGCTGCCACTCTAATAATGCCAATTTAATCGGGGCAGCCTATCTTTTGAAAACTAAGATGGGTTAA
- a CDS encoding IS30 family transposase, with product MQNYYTPKSKHLTLTERRIIERWLQEGLSNREIARRLAKAPQTIHNEVKRGQVRQQVRKGKFEVIYSADFAQKAYQNNRKRSVKQVSLTKGLKEKITHYIKQKYSPEMIVKAKGLPVPISTIYYWIHHGHLGLTKADMLYPRKEKTKKKHASPNFKPAGKSIEERPESINKRENVGDFEIDTVIQTRAKNECLLTLTDRKSRYQIIRLIPDKSTSSVNQALKAILRDYQINSITADNGAEFSRLAEVFDPAHIYYAHPYSSWERGTNENHNRLIRRWLPKGSKNATQQQVAFIENWINNYPKKLFNYKSPKEFLQTG from the coding sequence ATGCAAAACTATTATACACCAAAAAGTAAACATTTGACACTAACTGAACGTAGAATAATTGAACGTTGGCTTCAAGAAGGGCTCTCAAATCGTGAAATCGCTAGGAGATTGGCTAAAGCTCCTCAAACCATTCACAACGAAGTCAAACGTGGTCAGGTTAGACAACAAGTGCGTAAAGGAAAATTTGAGGTGATCTACTCAGCTGACTTCGCCCAAAAAGCCTATCAAAACAATCGTAAACGTTCTGTTAAACAAGTCTCCCTGACCAAGGGACTCAAAGAAAAGATAACTCACTACATCAAACAGAAATATTCTCCTGAGATGATAGTAAAGGCAAAAGGATTACCTGTTCCCATCTCCACTATTTACTACTGGATTCATCATGGACACTTAGGATTGACTAAAGCTGACATGCTTTATCCTCGCAAGGAGAAAACTAAGAAAAAGCATGCCAGTCCCAACTTTAAGCCAGCTGGAAAGTCTATCGAGGAACGACCAGAAAGCATTAACAAGCGTGAGAATGTTGGTGATTTTGAAATTGATACGGTTATTCAAACTCGGGCAAAAAACGAGTGCCTGTTGACTCTAACGGATAGAAAGAGTCGTTATCAAATCATTCGACTCATTCCCGATAAGTCCACGTCTTCAGTCAATCAAGCTCTGAAAGCAATCCTCAGGGATTATCAAATTAACTCTATCACAGCTGATAACGGGGCTGAATTCAGTCGTTTAGCAGAAGTTTTTGACCCTGCTCATATCTACTATGCCCACCCCTATTCTTCTTGGGAGCGTGGAACTAATGAGAATCATAATAGACTCATCCGGCGCTGGTTGCCTAAGGGAAGCAAAAATGCGACTCAACAACAAGTCGCATTTATTGAAAACTGGATTAACAACTATCCAAAGAAACTATTCAATTATAAATCTCCTAAAGAGTTTTTACAGACTGGCTAA
- a CDS encoding phosphoenolpyruvate carboxykinase (ATP), whose translation MVTRREFADEEMRAKSPYFSPLKTVIETAFYENHVKSIKSLEEAYQLASSAAGTIILDMPVIHTKELGLPSYARVLLTNSGAIVGRTARARRIYGRNPAEDQKLLPLVRDAVLQARQRTFYRSSAVVGLNEDFMVRAHLMVPEDESPNLYSWLLNFQILDETFKNRLVDSKQYNENDIFIFFDPDWSHPDYPEGLVYFDVLHNCAMILGLRYFGELKKATLTLAWSTAARNGYVACHGGLKIFRDKTGKSENDYVASFFGLSGSGKSTLTHAKNNGKYDIQVLHDDAFIISTKDGSSIALEPSYFDKTNDYPTGHREQDYFVTVQNCGVTLDANGRKKLVTEDIRNGNGRTVKSRYSTPNRVDRINEPIKAIFWIMKDDSLPPILKIDDPVLATTMGCTLMTKRSNAENLSGDQKDLIIEPFANPFRVYPLVEDFKKFCSLFESGVDCYIINTGLYMGKPIPKEVSLGIIESIVDGQGTFKPFGSLSGINYLELENYPVPPFDHHYKQLIRERMQVRQDFLLSFNQKYPHTALPVEAISKMEAVLKHLD comes from the coding sequence ATGGTAACACGTCGAGAATTTGCTGATGAGGAAATGCGGGCAAAGAGTCCCTATTTCTCTCCCTTAAAAACCGTGATTGAAACAGCTTTTTATGAAAATCACGTTAAGTCAATAAAAAGTTTGGAAGAGGCTTATCAGCTGGCTTCATCAGCAGCTGGGACAATCATTTTGGACATGCCAGTTATCCACACCAAGGAATTAGGTCTGCCTTCCTATGCCCGTGTACTTTTAACCAATTCAGGTGCAATAGTCGGTCGGACGGCTAGGGCTAGACGAATTTACGGGCGAAACCCGGCTGAAGACCAGAAGCTCCTCCCTCTTGTACGAGATGCTGTTTTACAGGCTAGACAGAGGACGTTCTATCGTTCGTCAGCAGTTGTCGGTCTAAATGAAGACTTTATGGTACGTGCCCACCTTATGGTTCCTGAAGATGAAAGTCCCAACCTCTATTCTTGGTTACTCAATTTCCAAATTTTGGATGAAACCTTTAAAAATCGTTTAGTAGACTCTAAACAATATAATGAAAATGATATCTTCATCTTCTTTGATCCAGATTGGTCTCACCCTGATTATCCGGAAGGTCTGGTTTATTTCGATGTGCTTCATAATTGTGCCATGATTTTAGGCCTGCGTTATTTTGGTGAACTTAAAAAGGCTACCTTGACCCTTGCTTGGAGCACTGCTGCCCGCAATGGTTATGTTGCCTGTCATGGTGGTTTAAAAATATTTCGTGATAAGACTGGCAAGTCTGAGAACGACTATGTCGCTTCTTTCTTTGGTCTGTCGGGGTCAGGGAAGTCAACCTTGACCCATGCTAAAAACAATGGCAAGTATGATATCCAGGTCTTGCATGATGATGCCTTTATTATTTCAACCAAGGACGGGTCTTCCATTGCCTTAGAGCCTTCCTATTTTGACAAGACCAATGATTACCCGACTGGTCATCGGGAACAAGATTATTTTGTGACTGTACAAAACTGTGGCGTAACGCTGGATGCCAACGGACGCAAAAAATTAGTGACCGAAGATATTCGCAATGGTAATGGTCGAACAGTCAAATCGCGCTATTCTACGCCAAATCGTGTTGACCGTATTAATGAGCCTATCAAGGCCATCTTCTGGATTATGAAGGATGACAGTCTTCCTCCTATTCTCAAGATTGACGATCCTGTTTTGGCTACCACCATGGGCTGTACCCTAATGACTAAGCGCTCTAATGCAGAAAATCTCTCAGGAGATCAAAAGGATCTGATTATTGAACCATTTGCCAATCCTTTCCGCGTTTACCCCTTGGTCGAAGACTTTAAGAAATTCTGCTCTTTATTTGAATCGGGTGTTGACTGCTATATCATCAATACAGGTCTCTATATGGGCAAGCCTATTCCTAAGGAAGTTTCTCTGGGTATTATTGAGTCCATTGTTGATGGTCAAGGAACTTTCAAACCTTTTGGTTCCCTGAGTGGTATCAACTACCTTGAACTGGAGAACTACCCAGTTCCGCCATTCGACCACCATTATAAGCAGTTAATTCGTGAAAGAATGCAAGTCAGACAAGATTTCTTGCTTTCCTTTAATCAAAAGTATCCCCACACCGCCCTGCCCGTCGAGGCCATTTCCAAGATGGAAGCTGTCCTCAAACATTTGGATTAG
- a CDS encoding M24 family metallopeptidase, translating into MSKINQIRNYIAQHQSRLAIISDPVTVNYLTGFDCDPHERQLFLFVYSDNEPILFVPELEAARARQVVSFEVIGYQDAENPWQKIRLSLPRIDSKFIFVEFDHLNVTKFNGLQSVFLGRFENLTPYVQEMRLIKSTDEINKMLVAGVYADYAVKVGFDNIRAGRTEMDLVAQIEFELKKKGISQMSFDTLVLTGNNAANPHGIPGKNPIENNALLLFDLGVVCEGYTSDMTRTVAVGRPDQFKEDIYKLCLEAQLTAQDFIKPGVTASEVDAAARKVIEKAGYGEYFNHRLGHGLGMDVHEYPSIMAGNDLVIQEGMCFSVEPGIYIPGRVGVRIEDCGYITKTGFNPLTQTPKKLQYFEL; encoded by the coding sequence ATGTCAAAAATCAATCAAATCCGTAACTATATTGCTCAGCACCAATCGCGTTTGGCTATTATTTCTGACCCTGTTACAGTCAATTATCTAACTGGTTTCGACTGCGATCCCCATGAGCGTCAGCTCTTTCTCTTTGTCTACAGCGACAATGAGCCTATCCTCTTCGTTCCTGAACTAGAGGCCGCTCGGGCTCGTCAAGTGGTCAGCTTCGAGGTCATCGGCTATCAAGATGCTGAAAATCCTTGGCAAAAAATTCGCCTCAGCCTGCCAAGAATTGACTCTAAGTTTATCTTTGTAGAATTTGATCATCTCAATGTGACTAAATTTAACGGCTTACAGTCCGTTTTCTTGGGACGCTTTGAAAATCTCACGCCCTATGTCCAAGAAATGCGTTTGATTAAATCAACCGATGAAATTAATAAGATGCTGGTTGCTGGGGTTTATGCCGACTATGCTGTCAAGGTTGGTTTTGACAATATCCGAGCTGGTCGGACCGAAATGGATTTGGTGGCACAAATTGAATTTGAGCTCAAGAAAAAAGGTATCAGCCAGATGAGCTTTGATACCTTAGTCTTGACTGGCAATAACGCAGCCAATCCGCACGGTATTCCTGGCAAGAACCCAATAGAAAATAATGCCCTTCTCCTCTTTGATCTAGGTGTTGTTTGCGAAGGTTATACTTCTGACATGACAAGAACCGTCGCCGTCGGACGACCTGATCAGTTCAAGGAAGATATCTACAAGCTCTGTCTGGAAGCCCAATTAACCGCCCAAGACTTCATCAAACCGGGTGTTACTGCCAGCGAAGTTGATGCCGCTGCCCGCAAGGTTATCGAGAAGGCCGGCTACGGAGAATACTTCAACCATCGCCTTGGTCACGGTCTAGGGATGGATGTTCACGAATATCCATCCATTATGGCTGGCAATGATCTAGTTATCCAAGAAGGCATGTGCTTCTCGGTTGAACCAGGTATCTATATCCCCGGTAGGGTCGGCGTTCGGATTGAGGACTGCGGCTATATCACCAAAACTGGCTTCAACCCTCTTACTCAAACTCCTAAGAAATTACAATATTTTGAGCTCTAA
- a CDS encoding VOC family protein: MNFMHTCVRVKDLDVSLKFYQEALGFKEVRRNDFPEYEFTLVYMALDDDPDYELELTYNYGHGDYDLGDGYGHIAVGVDELEATHQAHEKAGYTITDIKGLPNKPKMYYFITDPDGYKIEVIDLQRFNSK; the protein is encoded by the coding sequence ATGAATTTTATGCATACCTGCGTTCGCGTCAAAGACTTGGACGTCTCTCTTAAGTTTTATCAAGAAGCTCTCGGTTTCAAGGAAGTCCGTCGCAATGATTTCCCCGAATATGAGTTTACGCTGGTCTATATGGCCTTGGATGATGATCCAGACTATGAATTAGAACTAACCTACAACTACGGCCACGGCGACTATGATCTTGGCGATGGCTACGGCCACATTGCTGTTGGGGTCGATGAGCTTGAAGCTACCCATCAAGCTCATGAGAAGGCTGGCTATACCATCACCGACATCAAGGGACTCCCAAATAAACCTAAGATGTACTACTTCATTACTGACCCTGACGGGTATAAGATTGAAGTCATCGATTTACAAAGGTTTAATAGCAAATAA
- a CDS encoding ClC family H(+)/Cl(-) exchange transporter, producing MQNQRKEFNYLSSSILISVFRGILVGLFSGFTVSLFRYLITLVFTQFQKGYILAHKFPWVLVLIFVIYVIFTLIIGHLIVSEPNIKGSGIPQVEAELKGLMSQNWWPILWKKFLAGVLGISSGLMLGREGPSIQVGAVSGKGLARYLKLSKLEERTLIASGAAAGVSAAFNAPIAGLLFVVEEVYHHFSSRVWITALSASLTANLISLRVFGQTPVLAMPSNLPTPHLSNYIIFVLMGLLLGFLAYHYEWLVLRMGLYYNHLGKIFHLRPQHYSLIAFVLIIPLGYFAPQLLGGGNAFVRSLSSLQAPVLYFLAFFLLRYFYSMMSYGSGLPGGIFLPILTLGACLGAFFGSVFLQLGWISQNEFPIFIILGMSAYFGAISKAPLTAMILVCEMVGDLHHLMALGTATLMAYIVMDLLGGAPVYEAMLENLLEGGHPHDEDSPLTWIEVPVSTKIAGKSVYQLELPKDVLITSQRENGKSHIVSGGTKLILGNAINVVLPEDRIDEVRHLLLD from the coding sequence ATGCAAAATCAGCGGAAAGAATTTAACTATCTCTCTAGTTCAATTCTGATATCCGTTTTCCGAGGAATTTTGGTTGGCCTTTTTTCAGGTTTTACAGTCAGCCTCTTTCGCTACCTTATTACTCTAGTTTTCACCCAATTTCAAAAGGGGTATATCCTTGCGCACAAGTTTCCCTGGGTTTTGGTTCTGATTTTCGTCATCTACGTAATTTTTACCCTTATTATCGGTCATTTAATTGTGTCAGAACCTAATATCAAGGGTTCTGGGATTCCTCAGGTTGAGGCCGAACTCAAGGGCTTGATGAGCCAGAATTGGTGGCCCATCCTCTGGAAAAAATTCTTGGCGGGCGTGCTGGGAATTTCCAGCGGTCTGATGTTAGGACGCGAAGGTCCTAGTATTCAGGTAGGAGCTGTCAGCGGTAAAGGGCTAGCTCGTTATCTCAAACTCAGTAAACTTGAAGAGCGGACCCTGATTGCCAGCGGGGCAGCAGCAGGGGTGTCAGCTGCTTTCAATGCCCCAATCGCAGGTCTTCTCTTTGTGGTTGAAGAGGTTTATCACCATTTTTCCAGTCGAGTTTGGATAACGGCCCTATCAGCTAGTCTGACAGCTAATCTGATCTCGCTGAGAGTTTTTGGGCAAACACCGGTCTTGGCCATGCCAAGTAATCTGCCAACACCGCATCTGTCTAACTATATTATTTTCGTTCTGATGGGGCTGCTGCTGGGTTTTCTGGCTTATCACTACGAATGGCTAGTCCTGCGCATGGGTCTCTACTACAATCATCTAGGCAAAATCTTTCATCTCAGGCCTCAGCACTACAGCTTGATTGCTTTTGTTCTTATCATACCGCTGGGCTACTTTGCTCCTCAGCTCTTAGGTGGAGGAAATGCCTTCGTTCGCTCCTTGTCCTCCCTACAGGCTCCCGTCCTTTACTTCTTGGCTTTCTTCTTGCTTCGTTATTTCTACAGTATGATGAGCTATGGCTCAGGTCTACCGGGAGGCATCTTCCTGCCAATTCTGACGCTCGGTGCCTGCCTCGGTGCCTTCTTTGGCAGTGTCTTTCTCCAGCTGGGTTGGATTTCTCAAAATGAATTTCCGATTTTCATTATTCTGGGTATGAGTGCCTATTTTGGAGCTATTTCTAAGGCTCCTTTGACCGCCATGATTTTGGTTTGTGAAATGGTTGGTGATCTTCACCACCTCATGGCTTTAGGAACAGCGACCCTTATGGCTTATATCGTCATGGACTTACTGGGTGGAGCCCCTGTGTATGAAGCCATGTTGGAGAATCTGCTTGAGGGGGGGCATCCCCATGATGAGGATAGTCCGCTGACGTGGATTGAGGTACCGGTCTCCACCAAGATCGCCGGTAAATCTGTCTATCAGCTGGAGCTGCCCAAGGATGTCCTCATCACCAGCCAGCGGGAAAATGGCAAGAGCCATATTGTTTCAGGTGGCACGAAATTAATTTTAGGAAATGCCATCAATGTGGTTTTGCCAGAAGATAGGATTGACGAAGTCAGACATCTGCTCTTAGACTAG
- a CDS encoding alpha-amylase, with the protein MNGTLMQYFEWYLPADGKHWQRLEEDAQHLKDLGISMVWLPPAFKGTGPEDVGYGVYDLYDLGEFDQKGTVATKYGTKEDYLKAIQTLEKLDIRTMADIVLNHKAGGDKKERFKVVQVNPENRMEMVSDIFEIEAWTAFDFPGRKDTYSDFKWHWYHFTGVDYDALNDQRGIYMIQGVNKGWADTNQVDNENGNYDYLMFDDIDFEHPEVVDHLKTWSKWFLETTGVSGFRLDAVKHIKASFMMDFINDIKKEVKPDLYAFAEYWKTDAQANLDYITETQGSFDLVDVVLHMNLFEASQRKENYDLSQILEGSLMQNAETFAVTFVDNHDSQRGQALESCVEEWFKPAAYALILLRQQGLPCVFYGDYYGVSGDFAQQDFQQELDSLLYVRKNHVYGEQIDYFDDPNCIGWTNQGNTDHPDGSAIVISNKDADSKRMDMGKFNVGKIFVDIMGNCPDSVEIGQNGWTDFPVQGQSVSVWVNQAVL; encoded by the coding sequence ATGAATGGTACTTTAATGCAGTATTTTGAGTGGTACCTGCCAGCAGATGGGAAACACTGGCAGCGATTGGAAGAGGATGCCCAACATCTTAAAGATTTGGGGATTAGTATGGTTTGGTTACCGCCTGCCTTTAAGGGGACGGGGCCGGAAGATGTTGGTTATGGGGTTTATGACCTCTACGATTTAGGAGAATTTGACCAAAAGGGAACAGTCGCAACTAAATATGGGACAAAAGAAGATTACCTCAAGGCAATCCAGACTTTAGAGAAATTAGATATTCGGACCATGGCTGATATTGTTCTCAACCACAAGGCTGGTGGAGATAAAAAAGAACGTTTCAAGGTTGTTCAGGTTAATCCTGAAAATCGTATGGAAATGGTCTCAGATATTTTTGAAATTGAAGCTTGGACCGCATTTGATTTTCCAGGCCGCAAGGATACCTACAGCGATTTTAAATGGCATTGGTATCATTTTACAGGCGTAGACTACGATGCCCTTAATGACCAACGAGGGATCTATATGATTCAAGGTGTCAATAAAGGTTGGGCCGACACCAATCAGGTAGACAATGAGAATGGTAATTATGATTACCTCATGTTTGATGATATTGATTTTGAACATCCAGAGGTCGTTGACCACCTCAAGACTTGGAGTAAGTGGTTTCTAGAGACAACGGGGGTATCAGGTTTTCGTCTGGATGCGGTCAAGCACATCAAGGCCAGCTTTATGATGGACTTCATCAATGATATCAAAAAAGAGGTCAAGCCAGATCTCTATGCTTTTGCAGAATATTGGAAGACGGATGCTCAAGCCAACTTAGATTACATAACAGAAACACAAGGCTCTTTTGATTTGGTTGATGTAGTTCTGCATATGAACCTCTTTGAGGCTAGTCAGCGGAAGGAAAATTATGATCTCAGTCAAATTTTAGAAGGCAGTCTCATGCAGAATGCAGAAACCTTTGCCGTAACCTTTGTGGATAATCATGATTCACAAAGGGGTCAAGCTTTAGAGTCTTGTGTGGAAGAATGGTTCAAGCCAGCAGCCTATGCCCTGATTCTCCTGCGGCAGCAAGGGCTGCCTTGTGTCTTCTACGGCGACTACTATGGTGTTTCCGGTGACTTTGCCCAGCAGGATTTCCAGCAGGAATTAGACAGCCTCCTCTATGTTCGTAAAAATCATGTTTACGGGGAGCAAATTGATTACTTCGATGATCCCAACTGTATCGGCTGGACCAATCAAGGCAATACCGATCATCCAGACGGCTCAGCTATTGTTATCTCTAACAAAGATGCCGATTCAAAGCGGATGGATATGGGTAAGTTTAATGTTGGTAAAATCTTTGTGGACATTATGGGCAATTGCCCAGACAGTGTTGAAATTGGTCAGAATGGCTGGACCGATTTTCCAGTTCAAGGCCAGTCTGTCTCGGTCTGGGTTAATCAAGCTGTCCTCTAG
- a CDS encoding NAD(P)H-dependent oxidoreductase, with translation MTTDSIKKQIRQAFDRRVAVRVYNEDEIPRNDMEAILDTAWLSPSSIGLEGWRFVVLDRQHIKKLASELKEVAWGAQYQLDTASHFVLLLADKDVRYDSASIKNSLIRRGLTDPADLTARLDLYKTFQEVNMKIADNPRALFDWTAKQTYIAMANMMTSAALMGIDSCPIEGFDYDKVNAILTKHGIINPDKEGIASMVSFGYRLRDPKHPRSRKPREDVITWLN, from the coding sequence ATGACCACTGATAGTATAAAAAAACAAATTCGACAAGCCTTTGACCGACGGGTGGCTGTGCGGGTCTATAATGAAGATGAGATTCCGCGTAACGATATGGAAGCCATCCTAGATACTGCCTGGCTCAGTCCGTCTTCTATCGGCTTAGAAGGCTGGCGCTTTGTCGTTTTGGATCGGCAGCACATCAAGAAGTTGGCTTCTGAACTCAAAGAAGTTGCCTGGGGCGCTCAATACCAATTGGATACGGCCAGTCACTTTGTCCTTCTTTTGGCTGACAAGGATGTCCGCTACGATAGTGCATCCATCAAAAATAGCTTAATACGCCGAGGGCTGACCGATCCAGCCGATTTGACAGCCAGATTAGATCTTTACAAGACCTTTCAGGAAGTCAATATGAAAATTGCTGACAACCCTCGCGCTCTCTTTGATTGGACGGCCAAACAAACCTACATAGCCATGGCTAATATGATGACCTCGGCTGCCCTCATGGGGATTGATTCCTGCCCTATTGAAGGTTTCGATTACGATAAGGTTAATGCCATCTTGACCAAACATGGCATTATTAATCCTGACAAGGAAGGAATTGCCAGCATGGTTTCCTTTGGTTACCGTCTGCGCGATCCCAAGCATCCACGCTCCCGCAAACCACGCGAAGACGTTATCACTTGGCTAAACTAA